From Pseudothermotoga thermarum DSM 5069, a single genomic window includes:
- a CDS encoding DUF3798 domain-containing protein encodes MRKLLAVILVLAVLATLSFAALGFKIGVVTGTVSQGEDEYRGAENVVAKYGKEIIHVTYPDKFMQEQETTIARIVELAYDPTVKAIVICQGVPGTVAAIRRVKEFRPDIIFVVGVPHEDPEIVESVADVALETDTPGRGKTIVDLAYKMGAKRLIHYSFPRHMSYKLLAERRDIMEQRCKELGMEFIFVSAPDPLGEQGLTGAQQFILEDVPRQIAKYGPDTAFFSTNCGMQEPLIKAILTHGGIFPEQCCPSPTHGYPGALGISIPPEKKGDINYILKVINDAVVEKGGAGRFATWPIPMNMLFVEAGVEIAIKLVKKEIKANDMNAIKAVDLST; translated from the coding sequence ATGAGAAAGCTTCTAGCAGTGATTCTTGTACTGGCAGTTTTAGCTACTTTGAGCTTTGCCGCCTTGGGTTTCAAAATTGGTGTTGTAACAGGAACGGTTTCGCAGGGTGAAGACGAATACAGAGGAGCAGAAAATGTCGTAGCAAAATACGGCAAAGAAATCATCCACGTTACCTATCCAGACAAATTCATGCAGGAGCAAGAGACAACTATTGCAAGAATCGTCGAACTTGCTTACGATCCAACAGTTAAGGCAATTGTGATTTGTCAAGGTGTTCCTGGTACCGTTGCTGCTATCAGAAGAGTTAAGGAATTCAGACCCGACATAATCTTTGTCGTAGGTGTTCCACACGAGGATCCAGAGATAGTTGAATCTGTAGCAGATGTGGCTTTGGAAACAGATACACCAGGACGTGGAAAGACAATCGTAGACCTTGCTTACAAGATGGGGGCAAAAAGGTTGATTCACTACTCGTTCCCAAGACACATGAGCTATAAACTTTTGGCAGAGCGAAGAGACATAATGGAGCAAAGATGTAAAGAACTTGGTATGGAGTTTATCTTTGTCTCTGCGCCAGATCCTCTTGGTGAGCAAGGTTTGACAGGTGCACAACAGTTCATCCTTGAAGATGTTCCAAGACAAATAGCCAAGTATGGTCCAGACACGGCTTTCTTCTCCACAAACTGTGGAATGCAAGAACCGTTGATCAAAGCGATTCTTACGCATGGTGGAATCTTCCCAGAGCAGTGCTGTCCATCACCAACACATGGTTATCCTGGAGCATTGGGAATCTCAATACCACCAGAGAAGAAAGGCGATATAAACTACATACTCAAGGTTATAAACGATGCCGTTGTTGAAAAAGGAGGAGCAGGAAGATTTGCAACTTGGCCAATCCCAATGAATATGTTGTTCGTTGAAGCTGGAGTCGAGATAGCTATAAAGCTTGTTAAGAAAGAGATCAAAGCCAACGATATGAATGCAATAAAAGCTGTGGACCTGTCAACTTAA
- a CDS encoding DDE-type integrase/transposase/recombinase → MKVTTTNITEYLYQIIPNLFQRQRVPHEAKVSALVLYFYGLALRKAAAIIGVSHEALRKWWARMKEEIFAEKIEGNAVVAVDEMKVNINGYCWYVWIAFEVKRKKVIYALVSKTREKDKASLVMKMVKKRVTGKLRIITDKGPWYWEASEENMGYWEHEHERFGERSLVESVIGIKRYRLRRFNISRLWYKRRDEDIVKWLFPFLLLVQFSFLS, encoded by the coding sequence ATGAAAGTTACAACAACAAATATCACCGAGTACCTATACCAAATTATACCAAACCTTTTTCAAAGACAAAGAGTTCCACATGAGGCGAAAGTATCTGCATTGGTTTTGTACTTTTATGGACTTGCATTAAGGAAGGCAGCAGCCATAATTGGAGTCAGTCATGAAGCCTTGAGGAAATGGTGGGCAAGGATGAAAGAAGAGATATTTGCTGAGAAGATAGAAGGCAATGCAGTAGTAGCTGTAGACGAGATGAAGGTGAACATAAACGGTTACTGCTGGTATGTATGGATAGCGTTTGAGGTTAAGAGGAAGAAAGTGATCTATGCGTTGGTCAGCAAAACGCGAGAGAAGGACAAAGCGAGCTTGGTGATGAAGATGGTGAAGAAGAGAGTGACAGGTAAGTTGAGGATAATAACGGACAAAGGGCCATGGTACTGGGAAGCGAGCGAAGAGAATATGGGATATTGGGAACACGAGCATGAGAGGTTTGGGGAGAGGAGTCTTGTTGAGAGCGTGATAGGGATAAAAAGGTACAGGCTGAGGCGTTTTAACATAAGCAGGTTATGGTACAAGAGGAGGGATGAGGACATAGTGAAGTGGCTATTTCCATTTCTTCTATTAGTGCAGTTTTCCTTCTTAAGTTGA
- a CDS encoding sugar ABC transporter ATP-binding protein, whose amino-acid sequence MKKVLEMRNINKFYFGNQVLKNVNLDLEEGEIHGLVGENGAGKTTLMNILFGMPVIHSTGGFEGEIYVNGKKVDIDSPRKAMELGIGMVHQEFMLLPNFTVTENIKLNREITKKNIFSRVFGKSLETLDFKQMRKEAREALNTIGMMGIDEWFPVAGLPVAHKQFVEIAREIDKKNLKVLVLDEPTAVLSEAEAETLLNVIRTLSQKGIAIIFISHRLAEVLAVSHRITILRDGAVVDSGPASSFTLAEVAEKMVGRKIEALNLPKRQKEPSDDDIIMSIRNLQVKMPGEEVKDFSIDIRRGEILGIGGLAGHGKLGIANGIAGVYPASGTVLLEGKPYKLNDPMYALANGIVYLSEDRRGVGLLLDESVEMNIVATAVQAFGKFTKRFLFLNLLDKKAIREHALKMIKELDIRCKGPTQPVRRLSGGNQQKVCLARAFTLEPKILFVSEPTRGIDVGAKRLVLDHLVQMNRNLGVTIVMTSSELAELRSICDRIAIVAEGKLSAILPPSASDAEFGLAMAGELQEVAQRG is encoded by the coding sequence GTGAAAAAAGTTCTTGAGATGAGAAACATCAACAAGTTTTACTTTGGAAACCAAGTTCTGAAAAACGTGAATTTAGATCTTGAAGAAGGAGAAATACACGGACTCGTTGGTGAAAACGGAGCTGGTAAAACAACTCTTATGAATATCTTGTTCGGGATGCCGGTTATCCACAGCACAGGTGGATTTGAAGGGGAAATATACGTTAATGGAAAAAAAGTTGACATTGATTCTCCAAGGAAAGCGATGGAACTTGGTATAGGAATGGTTCATCAGGAATTCATGCTTTTACCAAATTTTACGGTGACTGAGAACATAAAGTTGAACCGTGAAATAACCAAGAAGAATATTTTCAGCAGGGTTTTTGGAAAATCGCTGGAAACTTTGGACTTCAAGCAAATGCGAAAAGAGGCGAGAGAAGCTTTAAATACCATAGGTATGATGGGCATCGATGAGTGGTTTCCTGTGGCAGGACTTCCAGTTGCACACAAACAGTTTGTCGAAATAGCCAGAGAAATTGACAAGAAGAATTTAAAAGTTCTAGTGCTCGATGAACCGACTGCGGTTCTTTCTGAAGCGGAAGCTGAGACTTTGTTGAATGTTATAAGAACGCTGTCGCAAAAGGGAATTGCGATCATCTTCATTTCGCACAGGCTTGCTGAAGTTTTAGCTGTTTCCCATAGAATAACAATTCTTCGCGATGGTGCAGTTGTGGACAGTGGACCTGCTTCGTCCTTCACCCTAGCGGAAGTGGCGGAGAAAATGGTTGGAAGAAAGATAGAAGCTTTGAACCTTCCAAAGAGACAAAAGGAACCCTCAGATGATGATATCATCATGTCCATAAGAAATCTTCAAGTCAAGATGCCTGGAGAGGAAGTTAAGGATTTCAGCATAGATATAAGAAGAGGGGAAATTCTTGGCATTGGCGGCCTTGCTGGACATGGAAAACTTGGAATTGCAAACGGCATAGCTGGTGTTTATCCTGCATCTGGAACAGTTCTTTTGGAAGGAAAACCATACAAGTTGAACGATCCAATGTATGCACTTGCAAACGGTATAGTTTATCTTTCAGAAGACAGAAGAGGTGTTGGATTGCTTTTGGACGAGTCAGTTGAAATGAACATAGTTGCAACAGCAGTTCAGGCTTTCGGAAAATTTACGAAGAGGTTTCTATTTCTGAACCTTTTGGATAAAAAGGCTATTCGTGAACATGCACTGAAAATGATAAAAGAGCTAGATATTCGATGCAAAGGTCCTACTCAACCGGTGAGAAGGTTGAGTGGGGGTAACCAGCAAAAAGTTTGTCTTGCGAGGGCTTTTACGCTTGAACCAAAAATACTGTTTGTCTCAGAACCAACCAGAGGTATAGATGTTGGAGCGAAAAGATTGGTTTTGGATCACTTGGTGCAGATGAACAGAAATCTCGGCGTTACCATCGTCATGACTTCTAGCGAATTGGCAGAGTTGAGAAGTATCTGCGATAGGATAGCAATAGTTGCAGAGGGAAAACTTTCTGCAATTCTTCCACCCAGCGCATCGGATGCAGAATTTGGTTTGGCAATGGCTGGAGAGCTTCAGGAGGTGGCTCAACGTGGATAA
- a CDS encoding ABC transporter permease gives MDKFFAILKKVDLPTLIIFLFLISLFVLAAFVNVSIPTLIGDSLRRIGMNGVLVLAMVPMIRAGVGPNFGLPVGIIGGLLGALISMQLGLAGAIGFWTAIALAVLICTGLGLVYGWLLEKVRGQEMMVGTYVGYSIVAFMSIMWLLLPFSRPDMIWAIGGRGLRYTLSLQDYFAGILNNFLKFKIGSLEIPTGLLLFFGAACYLIYIFFRTRIGLAIDLTGQNEKYAITSGVNVKKARLIAATLSTILGGIGIIVYAQSYGFLQLYQAPLGLTFPSVACILIGGASIRRATIKNVIIGTAVFQTLLTIALPVLSQVTRGDITEVMRMIISNGMILYALTRAPREAS, from the coding sequence GTGGATAAATTTTTTGCTATTTTGAAAAAGGTTGATTTGCCAACCTTGATAATATTCCTTTTCTTGATAAGCCTTTTTGTTTTGGCAGCTTTTGTGAATGTTTCAATACCAACGTTAATAGGAGATTCTCTAAGAAGAATTGGTATGAACGGGGTACTCGTGTTGGCTATGGTTCCAATGATCAGAGCTGGAGTTGGGCCAAACTTTGGTTTACCCGTTGGAATAATAGGAGGACTTCTTGGAGCTTTGATAAGCATGCAACTTGGTCTTGCTGGTGCGATTGGCTTTTGGACTGCAATAGCACTTGCAGTGTTGATCTGCACAGGTCTTGGTTTGGTTTATGGGTGGCTTTTGGAGAAAGTGCGTGGGCAAGAAATGATGGTTGGAACTTACGTTGGTTATTCCATAGTTGCTTTTATGTCGATAATGTGGCTTTTGTTACCCTTCTCAAGACCAGATATGATTTGGGCAATAGGTGGAAGAGGACTTAGGTACACTTTGTCTCTTCAAGATTATTTTGCAGGAATTTTGAACAACTTTTTGAAGTTTAAAATCGGCAGTTTAGAAATACCAACTGGTTTATTACTCTTTTTCGGTGCAGCTTGTTATTTGATCTACATATTCTTCAGAACAAGGATTGGATTGGCTATAGATTTGACTGGCCAGAACGAAAAGTATGCAATAACATCGGGGGTGAACGTGAAAAAAGCTCGTTTAATTGCGGCTACTTTGTCCACGATCCTTGGAGGAATTGGAATAATAGTGTACGCACAAAGTTATGGTTTTTTGCAGCTTTACCAAGCACCTTTGGGATTAACCTTTCCATCCGTCGCATGCATCCTCATAGGAGGGGCTTCGATAAGGAGAGCCACCATAAAAAACGTGATAATTGGAACAGCAGTTTTTCAAACCCTTTTGACGATCGCTTTGCCGGTTTTAAGTCAAGTTACCAGGGGTGATATCACCGAAGTCATGAGGATGATCATAAGCAACGGGATGATATTGTATGCACTAACTAGAGCTCCAAGGGAGGCGAGCTGA
- a CDS encoding ABC transporter permease subunit, whose amino-acid sequence MEKVKRILINYSVPIAFLVLSISAVVIAKIPWTFLAAEVVRRLSRNTFLVLSLIIPIVAGMGLNFGIVLGAMAGQAAMFFVVDRKISGVPGILLSMIFATGIAIVLGWLAGLVLNKARGREMITSMILGFFANGVYQLIFLFFAGSLIPFSTKAMLLTGGVGLRNTVDLWGTLAGALNSVWVIRIGMIRIFVVPLLIVAALCVFITLLFKTKLGQDIRAVGQDIHVAEVAGINVNKVRIIAVIMSTVLAAIGQIIYLQDIGTINTYNSHEQVALFSIATLLVGGASTMKASIWNAIIGVLLFHTLFVVAPSAGNKLFGQPQVGEFFREFLAYAVIAFALAMHGWKLRQMRKA is encoded by the coding sequence ATGGAAAAAGTCAAAAGAATTTTGATAAATTACTCTGTTCCAATAGCCTTTTTGGTTTTGTCAATCTCAGCCGTTGTTATTGCAAAGATTCCATGGACCTTTTTAGCCGCTGAAGTTGTAAGACGTTTGAGCAGAAATACATTCCTGGTTCTCTCGTTGATCATTCCAATTGTGGCTGGGATGGGATTGAACTTTGGAATAGTTCTTGGCGCGATGGCTGGGCAGGCGGCAATGTTCTTCGTCGTTGACAGAAAGATATCCGGAGTACCCGGAATTTTACTCTCGATGATTTTCGCAACTGGAATAGCCATAGTTTTGGGATGGTTGGCTGGCTTGGTTTTGAACAAGGCACGTGGTAGAGAGATGATAACATCGATGATCTTAGGATTTTTTGCCAACGGGGTTTACCAACTGATATTCCTCTTCTTTGCTGGGTCGTTGATCCCGTTTTCAACCAAAGCCATGCTTTTGACTGGTGGAGTGGGTTTGAGAAACACGGTGGATCTTTGGGGAACTTTGGCAGGTGCTTTGAACTCCGTGTGGGTGATCAGGATCGGTATGATTCGCATTTTCGTTGTGCCGCTTTTGATTGTTGCGGCTTTGTGTGTCTTTATAACGCTACTATTTAAAACCAAACTTGGTCAGGATATAAGAGCCGTTGGTCAAGACATTCACGTTGCCGAAGTAGCTGGAATAAACGTCAACAAGGTTAGAATAATCGCAGTCATCATGTCAACTGTTTTGGCTGCGATTGGACAAATAATATACCTGCAAGACATAGGGACGATAAACACTTACAACAGCCACGAACAAGTTGCCCTTTTCTCTATAGCAACTCTGTTGGTTGGTGGAGCTTCGACGATGAAAGCCTCCATATGGAACGCGATAATCGGTGTTTTGTTGTTCCACACGTTGTTTGTGGTTGCGCCAAGCGCCGGTAACAAACTCTTCGGTCAACCTCAGGTTGGAGAGTTCTTCAGAGAATTCCTTGCATACGCGGTTATAGCTTTTGCCTTGGCTATGCATGGTTGGAAATTGAGGCAGATGAGAAAAGCGTAA
- a CDS encoding dihydroorotase: MRYYNPFKGAFEDLQIQLPIKAKADNLIATIPFFDMHTHVRLNGQEDYQSLEKAAIAGGYSAVLIQPNTKPELATSQVFEQHLNLAKDKLIDFFWSCSLFGELEPDSTKILCYSNDGIHYDTLKIVEAFKRKKPHLLLDHSQLHELDGAFYEGTNVLCKKRPINSEAVSIFRNVLLGVEYGFSKFHIQHVSTKMSIETICFLRRFAQVSCEVTPHHLFFTMEDVKNTNFKINPPLATKSDRETLLKAVKDGIIDVLATDHAPHPDKPQDFELAPFGSSGIEIAFSAFYTILEDLKLVFDKLIVAPRKLLKVPLPNGFEDLVVVDPDASFTVDCKKFFSKGKNCVFDGIKLKGKVVGMKLKGRWVYWDGEFLFNKEGS, translated from the coding sequence ATGAGATATTACAACCCTTTTAAAGGCGCTTTTGAGGATCTTCAAATACAATTGCCAATTAAAGCAAAGGCAGATAATTTAATCGCAACCATACCGTTTTTTGACATGCACACCCATGTTAGGCTGAACGGACAGGAGGATTATCAATCTTTGGAAAAAGCAGCTATCGCTGGTGGTTACTCCGCCGTCTTGATTCAACCAAATACAAAGCCAGAACTTGCCACAAGCCAGGTTTTTGAGCAACATTTGAACTTAGCGAAGGATAAACTCATCGACTTTTTCTGGAGTTGCTCGTTGTTTGGAGAATTGGAACCCGATTCAACTAAAATTTTGTGTTACTCAAACGATGGAATACACTATGATACCTTGAAAATCGTTGAGGCTTTCAAGAGGAAAAAACCCCATCTTTTGCTTGATCACAGCCAGCTGCACGAACTTGACGGTGCTTTCTACGAAGGCACGAATGTTTTGTGTAAAAAACGTCCCATCAATTCAGAGGCTGTTTCGATCTTTCGTAACGTTTTGCTTGGCGTTGAATATGGATTTTCAAAATTTCACATTCAACACGTCAGCACGAAGATGTCTATTGAAACTATCTGTTTTCTTCGAAGATTTGCTCAAGTTAGTTGTGAAGTGACGCCGCATCATTTGTTTTTCACCATGGAAGATGTGAAGAACACAAATTTCAAAATAAATCCGCCGCTTGCAACAAAGAGTGATAGAGAAACTTTGCTGAAAGCCGTTAAGGATGGAATTATAGATGTTCTGGCCACGGATCATGCACCCCATCCAGATAAACCACAAGATTTTGAATTGGCACCTTTTGGAAGCAGTGGTATAGAAATTGCCTTCAGCGCTTTTTACACTATATTGGAAGATTTAAAATTGGTTTTCGACAAACTGATCGTTGCTCCAAGAAAGTTGCTTAAAGTTCCTCTACCGAATGGCTTTGAAGACTTAGTTGTCGTCGATCCAGATGCAAGCTTTACGGTGGACTGTAAAAAATTCTTTAGCAAGGGAAAAAATTGCGTTTTCGATGGAATCAAGTTAAAAGGAAAAGTTGTTGGAATGAAACTCAAAGGAAGGTGGGTGTACTGGGATGGAGAATTTCTCTTTAACAAAGAAGGAAGTTGA
- a CDS encoding iron-sulfur cluster-binding protein, translated as MENFSLTKKEVEKISGNTYLIRFNEWIDFEPMQFVMVETPNSVVRKPFGLGSWQGDLALCVEILGEGTKYIVHEAVKLNVHGPCGNDFVPPNKNGLIIAAASCLAMAHEAFKRWDVEVLMCSREEFEMDVRPFRKIVGDESFLKTLRELKGYDWYLTLGSPQMCRIAYGILKTKGEVFTTMDSYMACGIGACRGCAIETKEGLKHVCIDGPIFRGDVVWI; from the coding sequence ATGGAGAATTTCTCTTTAACAAAGAAGGAAGTTGAGAAGATAAGCGGTAACACTTACTTGATTAGATTCAACGAGTGGATCGACTTTGAACCAATGCAGTTTGTAATGGTGGAAACACCCAATTCCGTAGTTCGAAAACCTTTTGGACTGGGATCTTGGCAAGGTGATTTGGCTTTGTGCGTTGAAATTTTGGGCGAAGGAACTAAATATATAGTTCATGAAGCGGTCAAATTGAATGTTCACGGGCCTTGTGGTAATGATTTTGTTCCTCCTAACAAAAATGGTTTGATCATAGCGGCAGCTTCGTGCTTGGCTATGGCACACGAGGCTTTTAAAAGATGGGATGTAGAGGTTTTAATGTGCAGCAGAGAAGAATTTGAAATGGATGTAAGACCTTTCAGAAAAATCGTCGGCGATGAAAGTTTTCTTAAAACACTTAGAGAATTAAAAGGTTACGATTGGTATCTGACGCTTGGATCTCCGCAGATGTGCAGGATTGCTTACGGTATTTTGAAAACAAAAGGAGAAGTCTTCACGACGATGGATTCCTACATGGCTTGTGGAATAGGTGCTTGTAGAGGCTGTGCAATTGAAACTAAGGAAGGTTTAAAACACGTTTGCATCGATGGACCAATTTTCAGAGGTGATGTCGTATGGATTTGA
- a CDS encoding geranylgeranylglyceryl/heptaprenylglyceryl phosphate synthase: MDLKVPLVIASGVGGMGEYLKLVDPSCIGAYTLKTITLKSKVGNPPCRLIATKDYLINSIGLENPGVDEFLRRLKDGEYNWIFEKVKVILSLGGDNLDEYRLVAEKVKDVEEKFVAIEFNFSCPNVEKGGLGVVTDLSNLERLLGILRKTLKSFLIAKVGIEGIFVEYFAKMLENNGWNGISLINTIRALKFVDGKIFKGGLSGPVLKPIALRAVYEVRRVTSNLFVIGGGGISNEEDAKEFLMAGADAVSVGTIIYKNPKIVERIAESLRRGRL, encoded by the coding sequence ATGGATTTGAAAGTTCCATTGGTCATAGCTTCTGGTGTCGGGGGCATGGGTGAATATCTCAAGTTGGTGGATCCTTCCTGTATAGGTGCTTACACTTTGAAAACCATAACTTTGAAATCAAAGGTTGGAAATCCTCCTTGTAGGTTGATAGCAACAAAAGATTATTTAATCAACAGCATAGGACTTGAAAATCCCGGGGTGGACGAATTTCTCAGAAGGCTCAAAGATGGTGAATACAACTGGATATTTGAGAAAGTAAAGGTTATCTTGAGCCTCGGCGGGGACAATTTGGATGAATATCGATTGGTAGCAGAAAAGGTTAAAGACGTGGAGGAAAAATTTGTCGCTATAGAATTCAACTTTTCTTGTCCAAATGTGGAAAAAGGCGGACTTGGTGTTGTCACCGATTTGAGTAATTTGGAAAGACTTTTAGGCATTCTTAGAAAAACTTTGAAGAGTTTTTTGATAGCCAAAGTGGGCATAGAAGGTATTTTCGTCGAATATTTTGCCAAAATGCTTGAAAACAACGGTTGGAATGGTATAAGCTTGATCAACACGATAAGGGCTTTAAAGTTCGTGGATGGGAAGATCTTCAAGGGAGGACTTTCCGGACCTGTTTTAAAACCAATTGCCCTTAGGGCAGTTTACGAGGTTAGAAGGGTTACTTCAAATTTGTTCGTCATCGGGGGAGGAGGCATAAGTAATGAGGAAGACGCAAAGGAATTTTTGATGGCCGGTGCCGATGCTGTGAGTGTTGGTACTATAATTTACAAAAATCCAAAGATTGTTGAAAGGATAGCGGAAAGCTTAAGGAGGGGTAGACTGTGA
- the pyrF gene encoding orotidine-5'-phosphate decarboxylase, protein MKPVLSLDMENPLEFIDKYGSFQHVKIGHSVAIYGKSVLEEFQKRNLKVIVDLKFVDIPSTVARSIKAWDHECVEGFTVHSACGIDSIRAALESTDKLIFVVLKLTSLTGDLAEYLDLIKSLRILGCSFVLPGKWAVQLRKQIPGKILVPGVRIKRGADDQKDVVHLSEIMNVADYAVLGREIYKSPDPAKAMDEVRRMLNA, encoded by the coding sequence GTGAAGCCTGTTTTGAGTTTGGATATGGAGAATCCTTTGGAATTCATCGATAAGTACGGATCTTTCCAACACGTCAAGATTGGGCACAGTGTGGCGATTTATGGAAAATCGGTGCTAGAGGAGTTTCAGAAGAGAAATTTAAAGGTGATAGTTGATTTGAAATTCGTCGATATCCCATCCACCGTGGCAAGGTCTATAAAGGCTTGGGACCACGAGTGCGTTGAAGGTTTTACAGTTCACAGTGCCTGTGGCATCGACAGCATAAGGGCTGCCCTTGAAAGCACCGACAAGTTAATCTTTGTTGTGTTAAAACTCACATCTCTGACAGGCGATCTTGCTGAATACTTGGATTTGATAAAATCTCTGAGAATCCTTGGTTGCTCGTTCGTTCTTCCTGGAAAATGGGCTGTACAACTTAGAAAGCAGATCCCGGGAAAGATACTGGTTCCAGGTGTACGAATAAAAAGGGGAGCTGACGATCAAAAAGATGTTGTTCATCTGTCGGAAATCATGAACGTCGCAGATTACGCTGTGCTTGGAAGGGAAATATACAAAAGCCCCGATCCGGCAAAGGCTATGGATGAGGTGAGGAGGATGCTCAATGCGTGA
- the pyrE gene encoding orotate phosphoribosyltransferase has product MRELLLKTGALLEGHFLLSSGKHSSNYIQCAKIFEYPKYGDMVGEMIARKISVHSPQVVIGPALGGIILAYTVARAIGARALFAEREDGVMKLRRNFEIQEGEKVAIVEDVTTTGGSVMEVKNLVESYGGVVCCIASIVDRSVEPLPFDVPFYSLIKLVFPIYEPGECPLCKQGIPLVKPGSRK; this is encoded by the coding sequence ATGCGTGAACTTCTTCTCAAAACGGGTGCTTTGCTTGAAGGACATTTCTTGTTATCGTCTGGGAAGCATTCATCGAATTACATTCAATGCGCAAAAATATTTGAGTATCCTAAGTATGGCGACATGGTTGGAGAAATGATCGCTCGAAAGATATCCGTTCATTCACCACAAGTTGTCATAGGACCAGCACTTGGCGGAATTATTCTTGCTTACACAGTGGCTCGAGCAATTGGCGCTCGTGCGCTTTTTGCCGAAAGGGAAGATGGAGTGATGAAGCTGAGAAGAAACTTTGAGATACAAGAAGGTGAAAAGGTTGCAATAGTAGAAGATGTCACCACAACCGGTGGTTCGGTAATGGAAGTGAAAAACTTGGTGGAAAGCTATGGTGGTGTTGTTTGCTGCATAGCAAGTATAGTCGATAGATCGGTTGAACCATTGCCGTTTGACGTACCTTTTTATTCCTTGATTAAGCTTGTATTTCCAATCTATGAGCCAGGAGAGTGTCCGTTGTGTAAACAGGGAATACCGCTTGTAAAACCAGGAAGCAGAAAATGA
- a CDS encoding VIT1/CCC1 transporter family protein encodes MKEFQQNEITEYLVYSKLSKISRQNREILEKIARDELRHYEALKKITGVDAKPKKLAVLWYILLAKIFGLTFALKVMERKEEKAQKNYLNCNSNELVKLFVQDEEKHEKMLLDLINEEKLNYIGSMVLGLSDALVELTGALAGLTLALQKTKVVALSGLITGFAAALSMAASDYLSKKSEKGEKNPIKSAFYTGTAYILTVLFLTFPYLVFELPLVALSVTMLNAVFVIFIFTYFVSIVKDLNFKIHFFEMLSISIGVAAVSFSIGFLIRIFLKIDI; translated from the coding sequence ATGAAAGAATTTCAGCAAAACGAAATCACAGAATATTTAGTTTATTCAAAGCTTTCAAAAATCAGTAGGCAAAACAGGGAAATCTTGGAGAAAATAGCTCGAGATGAATTAAGACATTATGAAGCTTTAAAAAAGATCACCGGCGTTGATGCTAAACCAAAAAAATTGGCCGTACTTTGGTATATTTTGCTTGCAAAAATTTTTGGTTTAACCTTTGCACTTAAAGTTATGGAAAGAAAAGAAGAAAAAGCGCAAAAAAATTATTTAAATTGCAACTCAAACGAACTTGTTAAACTTTTCGTTCAAGACGAAGAGAAACATGAGAAAATGTTGCTCGATCTTATAAACGAGGAAAAGCTGAACTACATCGGTTCCATGGTTCTTGGATTGAGCGACGCTTTAGTTGAACTGACTGGGGCATTGGCAGGTTTAACCTTGGCCTTACAAAAAACAAAAGTTGTGGCACTATCGGGACTCATAACAGGTTTTGCCGCAGCTTTATCCATGGCTGCTTCAGATTATCTTTCCAAAAAATCGGAAAAGGGAGAGAAAAACCCTATCAAGTCGGCATTTTACACCGGAACAGCCTATATTTTGACCGTTTTGTTTTTAACCTTTCCTTACCTTGTCTTTGAATTGCCTTTGGTCGCGCTTTCTGTAACCATGTTGAACGCTGTTTTCGTGATTTTCATTTTTACTTACTTTGTCTCGATTGTAAAGGATTTGAATTTCAAGATTCATTTTTTCGAGATGCTTTCAATAAGTATAGGAGTAGCCGCAGTTTCATTTTCAATAGGTTTTCTCATCAGGATATTTTTAAAGATAGACATTTGA
- the udk gene encoding uridine kinase, producing MLIIGIGGGTGSGKTTVAKKIIEKVGEERCGLIPMDNYYRDMSHLPLEERRKVNYDHPDVIEHELLKEHLLQLLEGKTIFLPCYDFVNYVRLPKTIVFTAKDVVIVEGIFALYYEDIRSLYALSIYVDAEDDIRFIRRLRRDIKERGRTVDSVIEQYLQTVKPMHDAYVEPTKRKADIIVPKGGYNEKAIEVIVNYIFKRLESKE from the coding sequence TTGTTGATCATAGGCATAGGTGGAGGTACAGGTTCTGGGAAAACGACGGTGGCGAAAAAGATCATCGAGAAGGTTGGAGAAGAAAGATGCGGATTGATACCCATGGATAACTACTACAGGGATATGAGCCATTTGCCTTTGGAAGAAAGAAGAAAGGTGAACTACGATCATCCAGATGTGATTGAACATGAGCTTTTGAAGGAACATCTTCTACAACTTCTTGAGGGAAAAACCATCTTTCTTCCGTGCTATGATTTTGTAAACTACGTAAGATTGCCGAAGACCATAGTTTTCACCGCCAAGGATGTTGTCATAGTCGAGGGAATTTTTGCATTGTATTATGAAGATATCAGAAGTTTGTACGCTTTGTCTATCTACGTCGATGCCGAGGATGATATACGGTTCATAAGACGTTTAAGAAGGGATATCAAAGAAAGAGGTAGAACCGTGGATTCGGTGATAGAGCAATACCTTCAAACCGTAAAACCAATGCATGATGCTTACGTCGAGCCAACGAAAAGAAAAGCAGATATAATCGTTCCAAAAGGAGGATACAAC